A part of Limihaloglobus sulfuriphilus genomic DNA contains:
- the trpB gene encoding tryptophan synthase subunit beta, with product MFDYNYPDQRGHFGEFGGIYVGETLMPALIEAAAAFEKYIIDKSFLAEFNSLLKHYVGRPTPVYHAGRLSEHIGGAQIYLKREDLAHSGAHKINNTVGQTLLAKYMGKNRVIAETGAGQHGVATATTAALMGMECKVFMGVEDIERQQPNVQRMGLLGATVVPVSSGTGTLKDAMNEAMRYWVEAVEDTFYVIGTVAGPHPYPVMVREFQKIIGIEARTQIKELIGRLPDVLVACVGGGSNAMGLFYPFIGDEVEMIGVEAAGEGIETGRHAAPLCKGTVGVLHGSKSYLLQDEDGQIKHAYSVSAGLDYPGVGPEHSLLKELGRVRYVPVTDDEAIEAFKMLSRFEGIIPALESSHALASALKEARSRSKDEVILVNLSGRGDKDLAHALAIIGKTTK from the coding sequence ATGTTTGACTACAACTACCCTGATCAGCGGGGCCATTTCGGCGAGTTCGGCGGCATCTATGTCGGCGAGACGCTTATGCCCGCACTGATAGAAGCGGCGGCGGCATTTGAAAAATATATCATCGACAAGTCATTTCTTGCGGAGTTTAACTCTCTTTTAAAGCACTATGTCGGCCGGCCTACACCCGTTTATCATGCCGGCAGGCTCTCGGAGCATATCGGCGGCGCTCAGATATACCTTAAACGTGAGGACTTAGCCCATTCCGGCGCACACAAGATAAACAACACAGTCGGCCAGACACTGCTCGCCAAATACATGGGCAAAAACCGGGTTATCGCCGAGACCGGCGCCGGCCAGCACGGTGTGGCGACGGCTACGACCGCGGCGCTGATGGGTATGGAGTGCAAGGTGTTCATGGGTGTCGAGGATATCGAGCGGCAGCAGCCCAATGTTCAGCGTATGGGGCTTCTCGGCGCGACGGTTGTGCCGGTTTCCAGCGGTACCGGTACGCTCAAGGACGCTATGAACGAGGCGATGCGGTACTGGGTCGAAGCGGTAGAGGATACGTTTTATGTTATCGGCACGGTTGCCGGCCCGCATCCGTATCCGGTGATGGTTCGTGAGTTTCAGAAGATTATCGGCATCGAAGCACGCACGCAGATCAAAGAGCTTATCGGCAGGCTGCCCGATGTGCTCGTAGCCTGTGTCGGCGGCGGCAGCAACGCGATGGGGTTGTTCTATCCGTTTATCGGTGATGAGGTCGAGATGATCGGCGTAGAGGCGGCAGGCGAGGGTATCGAGACCGGCAGACACGCGGCGCCGCTGTGCAAGGGCACGGTCGGTGTCCTGCACGGCTCAAAGTCGTATCTGCTCCAGGACGAAGACGGTCAGATAAAACACGCATACTCTGTCTCGGCAGGATTAGATTATCCCGGCGTAGGGCCCGAACATTCTCTGTTAAAAGAGCTTGGACGCGTTCGTTATGTGCCGGTAACAGATGATGAAGCGATAGAGGCGTTCAAAATGCTTTCGCGTTTTGAGGGGATTATCCCCGCTCTTGAAAGCTCACACGCTCTGGCCTCAGCTCTCAAAGAGGCCCGCAGCAGGAGCAAAGACGAGGTTATACTTGTAAACCTTTCGGGCCGCGGAGATAAAGACCTGGCGCATGCGCTTGCAATAATTGGAAAAACCACAAAATAA